In the Lysinibacillus sp. PLM2 genome, one interval contains:
- a CDS encoding LytR family transcriptional regulator, with protein MDPKQIEEIMNIIKDFFPEDTSIAISDTNEYLYYQPSKKVDLKIKPGDPIKEGSAAHKALTYGQKISSYIEPDVFGVPYYGMSIPLVEEGETKGAIIAISPQKPSPFLTNYITIKIDDCWYPIKHNQVIYLETQLRKTFVKTMNREGYHRLNLSDLELFLAPDSFIRCHRSYIVNIDFIEEIQPDSHSTFLLVMKDGTRIPVSQRYASYFRRSLGF; from the coding sequence TTGGATCCAAAGCAAATTGAAGAAATCATGAATATTATTAAAGATTTCTTCCCAGAGGATACATCAATTGCAATTTCTGATACCAATGAGTATCTATATTACCAGCCAAGTAAAAAGGTTGATTTAAAAATTAAACCTGGAGACCCTATTAAAGAAGGTTCTGCTGCACATAAAGCTCTTACATATGGACAAAAAATCAGTTCATACATTGAACCCGACGTATTTGGTGTACCATACTACGGAATGAGTATTCCTCTTGTTGAAGAAGGTGAAACAAAAGGAGCAATTATTGCAATTTCTCCTCAAAAGCCATCTCCATTTTTAACAAACTATATTACGATAAAAATTGATGACTGTTGGTATCCTATTAAACATAATCAAGTAATATACCTTGAAACACAATTAAGAAAAACATTTGTGAAAACGATGAATCGCGAAGGCTACCATAGACTTAACTTAAGTGACCTAGAACTTTTCTTAGCTCCTGATTCTTTTATTAGATGTCATCGTTCTTACATTGTAAACATTGATTTTATAGAAGAAATTCAACCGGATTCACACTCCACTTTCTTATTAGTGATGAAAGATGGAACTAGAATTCCTGTCAGCCAAAGATATGCTAGTTATTTCCGCAGATCATTAGGTTTTTAA
- the yitL gene encoding hypothetical protein, with product MLELKSGEVVELTVLEEQDSRFMLTNGELEIPLNRSEVLQPLQRGDRIKVFLFADRRGNLQATTALPKITQGEYGWARVIKVANEGAYVDIGSTREVLIKAEDLPPLNNLWPEVGDELYMTLRIDRNGDLFGRLVTEEKVNELYEDAVGDLHNKNIKARPYRLLPVGSFLLGIDNPYRIFVHNSEMESEPRLGQEVTIRVIDVKEDGSLNGSMLPRKHERLSSDAEQILKYLNSVGGKMPFSDKSTPEEILEMFKMSKGAFKRALGSLMKAGKIQQNDGWTELQ from the coding sequence ATGTTAGAACTAAAATCAGGTGAAGTTGTCGAACTTACTGTATTAGAAGAACAGGATTCGCGTTTTATGTTAACAAATGGCGAATTAGAAATTCCATTAAATCGTTCGGAAGTCTTACAACCTCTTCAAAGAGGAGACCGGATAAAGGTATTTCTATTTGCTGATCGTCGAGGAAACCTGCAAGCAACTACTGCACTACCGAAGATAACTCAAGGCGAGTATGGTTGGGCACGTGTCATAAAAGTAGCAAACGAAGGTGCCTATGTAGATATAGGTTCGACTCGGGAGGTTCTTATTAAAGCGGAGGATTTACCACCTTTAAATAATCTGTGGCCAGAAGTAGGCGATGAGCTTTATATGACGTTACGAATTGATCGTAATGGTGATCTATTTGGACGTTTAGTTACGGAAGAAAAAGTTAATGAACTGTACGAAGATGCAGTTGGTGATTTGCATAATAAAAATATAAAAGCTAGACCCTACCGCTTATTACCAGTAGGTTCCTTCCTACTTGGAATAGATAATCCTTATCGTATTTTTGTGCATAATTCGGAAATGGAATCTGAGCCGAGACTAGGGCAAGAAGTGACGATTCGTGTGATCGATGTAAAAGAGGATGGATCATTAAACGGTTCAATGCTACCTAGAAAACACGAAAGGCTTAGTTCAGATGCCGAACAGATATTAAAGTATCTAAATAGTGTGGGTGGAAAAATGCCTTTTAGTGATAAATCCACACCAGAAGAAATATTAGAGATGTTTAAAATGAGTAAAGGTGCTTTCAAACGTGCGCTTGGATCATTAATGAAAGCTGGAAAAATACAACAAAATGATGGCTGGACAGAGCTCCAGTAA
- the exoA gene encoding exodeoxyribonuclease III has translation MKFISWNVNGIRACLTKGFLDYFNEVDADFFCIQETKCQDGQVKLELEGYHQFWNYAQKKGYSGTAIFTKHQPNHVKYGVGDEEEEQEGRIITLEYNDFYLVNVYTPNSQRDLARLPYRLNWEEKLAHYLISLNQQKPVVYCGDLNVAHEEIDLKNAKSNIGNSGFTFEEREKMSRLLSSGFIDSFRYLNPTKTDSYTWWSYMNKVRERNIGWRIDYFIVSEQLKDQIEEVDIHSNIYGSDHCPILLKLDLNNRK, from the coding sequence ATGAAGTTTATTTCGTGGAATGTAAATGGTATTAGAGCTTGTTTAACGAAAGGTTTTCTAGATTACTTTAATGAAGTTGATGCAGATTTTTTCTGTATACAAGAAACAAAGTGCCAGGATGGACAAGTAAAGCTTGAACTAGAAGGATATCATCAGTTTTGGAATTATGCTCAAAAAAAAGGGTACTCAGGAACAGCTATTTTTACAAAACACCAACCAAATCATGTAAAATATGGCGTGGGGGATGAAGAAGAGGAGCAGGAAGGTCGCATAATTACATTAGAATATAATGATTTTTATTTAGTGAACGTGTATACACCGAACTCTCAAAGAGATTTAGCGAGACTTCCATATCGATTAAACTGGGAAGAAAAATTAGCGCATTATTTAATCAGCTTAAATCAACAGAAACCAGTAGTTTATTGTGGAGATTTAAATGTTGCACATGAAGAAATAGACTTAAAAAATGCTAAATCCAACATCGGGAATTCTGGTTTTACATTTGAAGAAAGAGAAAAAATGAGCCGATTATTATCATCGGGATTTATTGATTCATTTCGATATTTAAATCCAACTAAAACAGACTCATATACGTGGTGGTCCTATATGAATAAAGTAAGAGAGCGAAATATCGGATGGAGAATTGATTATTTTATTGTCTCTGAGCAATTAAAAGACCAAATAGAGGAAGTGGATATACATTCGAATATTTACGGTAGCGATCATTGTCCAATTCTTTTAAAATTAGATTTAAATAATAGAAAATAA
- a CDS encoding beta-lactam antibiotic acylase, with translation MSTEAIKKKKPKRIIDWIIWAIGILIILGGLVVVGIHFYVASSLPKIEGEVVVEILDEDVTVTRDGHGVPHISAKTEADLYRAQGYVQAQDRLFQMDLARRQASGRLAEVVGETAIESDKLFRTFSLRNAAEKSWETYDDETKQVLEWFAEGVNAYIKEGKLTYEFALLGYKPEEWTPIDSLTIGKYMAYDLGGTWRSQAFNHWAMQNLTEDEAKELLVKYPEGAPSIIEANLNNSVKVAGEFSTELLPNEFNGSNNWVISGEKTETGKPLLANDPHLSLGTPSIWYEMHLQSPEQNVSGVIFAGVPGIILGHNESIAWGVTNVGPDVQDLYIEIPNPENPTQFKYDGKWEDAEVRNEPIKVKNGETIDFEVVVTRHGPVISDYMFGEETPDAVFSMQWTALEPTHEFRAILGFNKATNWEEFETALRDFKAPAQNFVFASTDGTIAYKAVGNIPIRKSGEGELPVPGDSSEYGWEGYIPFDELPSVINPEEGYIVTANNEVIGEEYPYHIANYWAPPYRYERIVELIESVDGSETKLTSNDMKAIQSDKKNLYAEEFLPHILETLKKMDTEGKYEEVITLLEEWEMYDNKDEAAPLVFNLLMDSVQKTLYDGKLPEDIYELMPAKYQVTDQLLRDAYAGNPGVWVTEAGGIDQVIFDSFETTIADIKSKYGTNVSKWTWGSYNKLAFDHPLSAASDFLAQYINPAKQSVGGSRITVQAAGNDGQGNVNHGASWRFVVDLNDLSHSFQLVAPGQSGHVKSKWYDDQSADWVYGRYHQTNIDGDLIKTYELLLRSQ, from the coding sequence ATGTCAACGGAAGCTATAAAGAAGAAAAAACCGAAAAGAATTATAGATTGGATAATTTGGGCAATTGGTATATTGATTATACTAGGTGGTCTAGTTGTAGTTGGGATACACTTTTATGTTGCAAGCTCATTACCTAAAATTGAAGGCGAAGTTGTTGTAGAAATATTGGATGAGGATGTAACTGTAACACGTGATGGTCATGGTGTTCCACATATTTCTGCGAAAACAGAGGCAGATTTATATCGAGCACAAGGATATGTACAAGCCCAAGATAGACTATTTCAAATGGATTTAGCAAGGAGACAGGCTAGTGGGAGACTTGCAGAAGTCGTTGGAGAAACAGCGATTGAGTCTGATAAATTATTCCGTACATTTAGCTTAAGAAATGCAGCGGAAAAGTCATGGGAAACATATGATGATGAAACGAAACAAGTACTAGAGTGGTTTGCAGAAGGTGTAAATGCTTATATCAAAGAAGGAAAACTGACTTATGAGTTTGCACTACTTGGATATAAACCAGAAGAATGGACACCAATAGATTCGCTAACCATTGGCAAATATATGGCCTATGATTTAGGGGGAACATGGAGATCACAGGCATTTAATCATTGGGCGATGCAAAACTTAACAGAGGATGAAGCGAAGGAATTGTTAGTAAAATACCCTGAAGGTGCTCCATCGATTATTGAGGCAAATTTAAATAACTCTGTAAAAGTAGCTGGAGAATTTAGTACAGAGTTATTACCCAATGAATTTAATGGTAGTAACAACTGGGTAATATCTGGTGAAAAAACTGAAACAGGGAAGCCTTTACTAGCAAATGACCCACATCTTAGTTTAGGTACTCCTTCTATCTGGTATGAGATGCATTTACAGTCACCTGAACAAAATGTAAGTGGAGTAATTTTTGCGGGTGTTCCGGGTATTATTTTAGGTCATAACGAATCCATTGCCTGGGGAGTGACGAATGTCGGCCCAGATGTTCAAGATTTGTATATTGAAATCCCAAACCCTGAAAATCCAACACAATTTAAGTATGACGGAAAATGGGAAGATGCTGAAGTTCGAAATGAACCGATTAAAGTTAAAAATGGAGAAACGATTGATTTTGAAGTTGTTGTAACAAGACATGGCCCGGTGATATCGGATTATATGTTTGGAGAAGAAACACCAGATGCTGTTTTCTCTATGCAATGGACAGCGTTAGAGCCAACCCATGAATTTCGTGCAATTTTAGGTTTTAATAAAGCTACAAACTGGGAAGAGTTTGAAACAGCCTTGAGGGACTTTAAAGCACCAGCACAGAACTTCGTATTTGCATCAACAGACGGAACTATCGCATACAAAGCAGTAGGGAATATCCCAATTCGTAAGTCCGGTGAAGGGGAATTACCTGTACCAGGCGATTCATCTGAATATGGATGGGAAGGATATATTCCATTTGATGAATTACCTTCTGTGATTAACCCAGAGGAAGGTTATATTGTTACTGCTAATAACGAAGTAATTGGAGAAGAATATCCATACCATATTGCGAACTATTGGGCACCACCTTATCGTTATGAAAGAATCGTTGAATTGATTGAATCTGTGGATGGGTCAGAAACGAAGTTAACTTCAAATGACATGAAAGCAATTCAGTCAGATAAGAAAAACCTTTATGCAGAAGAGTTCCTACCTCATATACTTGAGACATTAAAGAAAATGGATACAGAAGGTAAGTATGAAGAGGTTATTACCCTTCTTGAAGAATGGGAAATGTATGATAATAAAGATGAGGCTGCTCCATTAGTATTTAATCTACTGATGGATAGTGTACAGAAAACATTATACGATGGTAAACTGCCTGAAGATATTTATGAATTGATGCCAGCAAAATATCAAGTGACAGATCAACTATTACGAGATGCGTATGCAGGAAATCCAGGTGTGTGGGTTACAGAAGCTGGTGGAATTGATCAAGTTATATTCGATTCATTTGAAACAACAATAGCAGATATAAAATCAAAATATGGAACAAACGTTTCTAAATGGACATGGGGTAGCTATAATAAGCTAGCGTTTGATCATCCTTTATCTGCTGCATCGGATTTTCTAGCACAATATATCAATCCGGCTAAACAATCGGTTGGTGGGTCCAGAATTACCGTACAAGCTGCAGGTAATGATGGGCAAGGGAATGTAAATCATGGTGCTTCATGGAGGTTCGTTGTTGATTTGAATGATTTATCGCACTCTTTCCAATTGGTTGCTCCTGGTCAAAGTGGCCATGTTAAATCGAAATGGTATGATGATCAAAGTGCAGATTGGGTTTATGGTCGATACCATCAAACGAATATTGATGGTGACTTAATCAAAACCTATGAATTATTACTGAGATCACAGTAA
- a CDS encoding acetyl-CoA hydrolase → MDPRVEKRLGLKQLVDKVVSAEEAAALISNGAVVGMSGFTRAGDAKVVPMALVERAKNEEFKIDVYTGASLGPEVDKYLAEAGAIRKRGPFIADPMIRNQINSGDVLYVDAHLSHNAELVRQGIIGPIEYLIIEAAAITEDGLIIPTTSVGNSPIFAQYAENIIVELNIAHPESLIGIHDIYIPEAQGERSPIPLTDATGRIGEIGIKVDPAKIKAIVVSEEPDAPSLIVPPDEETQTMANILLDFFRSEIKAGRLTNKLMPLQSGVGSVANAVLDGFADSEFEDLIVASEVLQDAVFNLIDAGKVSYASATSITISEELQKKVYGNLEKYADKLVLRPQEISNHPEVIRRLGLISINTALELDIYGNVNSTHVSGTKMMNGIGGSGDFARNARLGIFVTKSYAKGGAISSIVPMVSHVDHTEHDVDVIVTEQGIADLRGLAPKERAALIIENCAHPDYKEQLRDYYNRAVEATGNAQTPHILEEALSWHVNLAKNKTMKKETANA, encoded by the coding sequence ATGGATCCAAGAGTCGAAAAACGTCTAGGTTTAAAACAATTAGTCGATAAAGTTGTATCTGCAGAAGAAGCTGCCGCACTTATTAGCAATGGCGCTGTAGTTGGTATGAGTGGATTCACTCGTGCAGGGGATGCAAAAGTTGTTCCAATGGCATTAGTTGAACGTGCTAAAAACGAAGAATTTAAAATTGATGTTTATACTGGTGCTTCACTTGGACCTGAAGTGGACAAGTACTTAGCAGAAGCTGGTGCAATTCGCAAACGTGGACCTTTCATCGCAGATCCAATGATTCGTAACCAAATTAACTCTGGCGATGTTTTATATGTAGATGCTCATCTTTCTCATAACGCAGAGTTAGTACGTCAAGGAATTATCGGACCAATCGAATATTTAATTATCGAAGCTGCTGCAATTACAGAAGATGGTTTAATTATCCCAACAACATCTGTTGGTAACTCACCAATTTTTGCTCAATATGCAGAAAATATCATTGTTGAGTTAAACATTGCTCATCCTGAAAGTTTAATTGGTATTCATGATATTTATATACCAGAAGCACAAGGAGAACGAAGCCCAATTCCATTAACCGATGCTACAGGACGTATCGGAGAAATCGGAATTAAAGTAGATCCAGCTAAAATTAAAGCAATCGTTGTATCTGAAGAGCCAGATGCACCTTCTTTAATTGTTCCTCCAGACGAAGAAACACAAACTATGGCAAATATTTTACTTGATTTCTTCCGTTCTGAAATTAAAGCTGGACGCTTAACGAACAAATTAATGCCTTTACAATCAGGTGTTGGTTCTGTAGCAAACGCAGTACTTGATGGCTTTGCTGATTCTGAATTTGAAGATTTAATCGTCGCTTCAGAAGTTCTTCAAGATGCTGTATTTAACTTAATTGATGCTGGTAAAGTAAGCTATGCTTCTGCTACATCTATTACAATTTCAGAAGAGTTACAGAAAAAAGTATATGGCAATCTTGAAAAGTATGCTGATAAATTAGTATTACGTCCACAAGAAATTTCAAACCATCCAGAAGTAATTCGTCGTCTCGGATTAATTTCTATTAACACTGCACTAGAGTTAGATATCTACGGAAACGTAAACTCTACACATGTTAGTGGTACAAAAATGATGAACGGAATCGGTGGATCAGGAGACTTCGCTCGTAACGCACGTCTTGGTATCTTCGTAACGAAATCATATGCTAAAGGTGGAGCAATTTCTTCAATCGTACCAATGGTATCTCACGTAGATCATACAGAGCACGATGTTGATGTTATTGTTACTGAACAAGGTATTGCTGATTTACGTGGATTAGCACCAAAAGAACGTGCTGCATTAATTATCGAAAACTGTGCACACCCTGATTATAAAGAGCAACTACGTGATTACTATAACCGCGCAGTTGAAGCAACTGGTAATGCACAAACTCCTCATATTTTAGAGGAAGCTTTATCATGGCATGTAAACCTTGCTAAAAACAAAACAATGAAAAAAGAAACTGCAAATGCTTAA
- the mntR gene encoding transcriptional regulator MntR, whose product MPTPSMEDHIEQIYLLIENKGYARVSDIAEALSVLPSSVTKMVQKLDKDGYLVYEKYRGLTLTSKGERLGKRLVKRHELLEQFLRLIGVDEELIYADVEGIEHHLSWNSIDRIADLVQLLEEDAELVKKLEEMKAQ is encoded by the coding sequence ATGCCAACACCTAGTATGGAGGACCATATCGAACAAATTTATTTATTAATAGAAAATAAAGGATATGCGCGGGTGTCTGACATAGCAGAAGCATTATCAGTTTTACCTTCCTCAGTTACGAAAATGGTCCAAAAATTAGATAAAGACGGCTATTTAGTATACGAAAAATATAGAGGGTTAACACTTACATCAAAAGGGGAAAGACTAGGTAAACGACTAGTAAAGAGGCATGAACTACTCGAACAATTTCTTCGTTTAATTGGTGTAGATGAAGAACTTATATATGCGGATGTTGAAGGTATTGAACATCATTTGAGCTGGAATTCTATAGATAGAATTGCTGATCTAGTACAACTATTAGAAGAAGATGCTGAGTTAGTAAAAAAGCTTGAAGAGATGAAAGCTCAATAA
- a CDS encoding N-acetyltransferase — MEFTLNELSPQHFAFEYKKDGEKLAEIEWVQKENVMVMNHTFVSDVLRGQGVAKKLLDKAASYARENNYKMEAVCSYVVAAFDRSNEYDDIKA, encoded by the coding sequence ATGGAATTTACTTTGAATGAATTAAGTCCACAGCATTTTGCATTTGAGTACAAAAAAGATGGAGAAAAGTTAGCGGAGATTGAGTGGGTTCAAAAAGAGAACGTTATGGTCATGAATCATACGTTTGTATCTGATGTTTTAAGAGGCCAAGGGGTAGCCAAAAAGTTATTAGATAAAGCTGCAAGCTATGCAAGAGAAAACAATTATAAGATGGAAGCTGTATGTTCCTACGTAGTGGCGGCATTTGATAGAAGTAATGAGTATGATGATATAAAAGCATAA